The genomic DNA GCCGCTCCACTGTCTGCCTCTTTTCCTTTTCGTTTTGCTATCTCCTGTCCGTCATACTCCTGAAGATGAATATTGGCTCTACTCCTGAAGTGATGAATATTGGCTCTACTCCTGAAGTGCTTAAGTTCATAAACCATGGCAAAAATGCATATGTTCCTGAGTCACAACATAGAACTATACACGACAGCACTCTTATATTATACAACTAGTAGATGTCAATCGTAATCCAGCAGAATTGTGAACAAAGCTGTTCATAAATGAATCTGCAACAAGTAAAATCGAGCTTAGAAACATTGTCTGCTACTCATATTTGAATTGCACTCAGTTGCAAACAGAGGAAGCAAAAGAAAAGTATGTGCATTACTGTCAAGGTGTATAATCAAATATTACTAGGGACACCATTAAATAAAATGTGGTACTGGTACAAATAATAACAGTGACATCGATAGCAAAGCATAAGGGACCATGACATGCATATGAATAATAGTACCATGTTGAATATTTATTTTAGAAGACCAACACTTTAGATTTGCAAGGTTTTTTTGAAGTTTTTGAAAAAGAGATGTCAATGATGTGAGGGTTTTTATGCTGCCTAAAATAGGCCTTtgctctagttttttttttgtcttcatTATGCGTCTATGTTCCACTGCATATATGTTATATTGTGATGCTTGCACATATGTGTGTGCCTGTGGTGGGCAGCATATGCCTTTCATGCATACTTCTTGGCATATATGCATTTAGCTAGTTAGAGCTATACAACAACCACATTCCAAAATGTTCTATCTTCCACTCATTCTGACCAACACTAGGAGCATTCATTTCAGGGGCAATGTTCTGTCACCCATTGCTATTTAATTAGGGTTTAGACACATTGGCACCAAAACTTAGCATGTTACCAAAACATTTGATGGTGCATATGTATTTAGAATcttgtagtcttttcttcatgTTTTAAAATAGAGCAAGATGAATTCGAATGTTCTTCTGCTATACTTATTGTACCATTTACTTCATGTTATTGTAGGATGAATCAGAATAATTGTGATGAAGCTGGTGACGACATTACCGGTTTCGGCTGGGGTCTTCCAATGGCAGGCTTCTATGGAGGGTGGAACCCAGGGTTACAACCATCTGCTCAGCAGTACCCATTTTTCTAGGGAGGGTGGACCGCAGCTCTGAACCAAGGGTTCATGCCACCCCATGCTCAAAATCAGCCTGTCGCTGCAATGGTCGAGAGTGTTCGGCCAGTAGTAATGAAAGAGAGTCAGGGTGATGGGGAAGGAGCATCGGTGGCAGCTGGTCGATGACGCAAGGTCGGACCTAGTCGAATCAAGTTATCCAACTTCTCCCCAAAATAAGATGTGTTCCTTATGAAGTCATGGTTGGAAATTAGCTGTGACCCAATTATAAACACTAGGCAGAAGAAGGAGGGGTTCTGGGCTAGGATTACAAGCCAGTACAATAACAAGAGGGGTTCCTTTCATGAGAGAAGTTTCAGATCGCTGCAGAGTCGTTGGGAAACTATCAAGGCTGAAACAAGTAAATTTGCAGGGCACATGGCAAATGCTCTTTGAGACAATCTGAGCGGGATGAGTGATGCAGATAAGGTGAGGGAGATGATCTGTTATTGGTATTTGGTTTCAATTACAGTTTGCTTCATAATTTAACATTGTGTACCTTTTTTGCAGACCTCTTTAGCTCTAGCTAACTTTGCAGACATCGAAGAATACCCTTTTATTTACATGCATTGCTGGGATTTGCTGAAGGACGAGCCTAAGTGGATGGAGCTCAACATTAGAGGGGCACAACCCGGAGATGACGATGCAATAGCCGATCACATTCCCACAGTCGATTGTGACCTGGAGACACCATCTTCTCAGTACTCAGGGAGCAAGAGGCCTATAGGGAGGGATGCAGCTAAAAGACAAGCTAAGAAAtcagcctcttcctcctcgtcagaTTCATCTCAGTATGTTTCAAAGTTGCAGGACCTGTCCATACAAAAGATTTCAATATGGCAAGAAGAAAATACGAAGAAAGGCTCTCGCTATGAGAAAATGGCAGCCATCGAGTCACAAAGGTACGATGAGGTGCGCCAACACAATCAGCACATGGCAGCAATTGAGGAAGAGAAACTGCGGATCATGCATACAAAAGCTGACATACTACAAACACATGAGGAAGAGCGCATCCTCGGGATTGATCTCGACAAGTGTGCTCCGCGCCTCCGCATGTACTATGAAAAGAAACAACAAGAGATACTGAAGAACATTGGTGCTGACGGAGATGATAGCGTAGACCCTTAAACTAGTGTTGTAATGTGCTACTAGTTGCTGTGTACTAGCTGTGTTGTACTACTAGTTGCTGTGAACATTGGTCCCATGTTGCTGTGTTGTATTACTAGTTGAGGCTACCTTGAAGTGGCTGTGTTGTACTAATAATTGTGAACCCATGTTGCTGTGTTGTACTAATAATTGTGAACCCATGTATTAGTACTGTGTTGCATTAAGGATTGTTCAACTGACCAGGCTGCTATTCCTGTACAATTTTTGTTGTGTTATTACCCAGGATTGTACTATGTTTCATCATGATTGCTGCTGCCTGCCAGTATTACCCATTTCATCATTTAGCATCTACAGTCTTTCCTTACCTTTCCTATGCTACTATGCTTTGTGAAAAGTCCAGTTGTTCTTTTGGAGATGATCATGGCATTCTGGCATTTCAGTTTACTCCAACTTTCATGGAATTCAGGTGCGTGAATGCCAAAGGGAATGATGGTGGCGACTGTGACAAATTTGACAAGTACTACATGTCTCTTTGCCCTGGAGAATGGGTGAGTGCATTTTCCTTACTGCTGCCATTGTTAACCATGCTTCTGGGGAACATATCTTTTTGAATGAAGTACTCCAAGTCTAGTATTGTGCCTTCCATACCAGTGACAAGAATAGAGCTCAAGGCCTGCTGACAAACAACAAAATTCTGGAGCTTTGCAGAAGACTAGTTCTAGAGCTCAAGGCCTTCCATATCATTTTGGTGCTTAATTAAATTACAAGGTAGATTTCCTTTTGCGCACATTTGTTTGAACTACATATGTACAAGACACAAAGAGTTTAATGGAGTCCCTTATAGTCCTTCAACTATAGGAGTTGTGAGTgtttcaaaataaaatttaatCTGTCAAATCAGCAATTAATTTCACCTCTATTATGTTAGCAGTCAGTCTTACACAATGTTATAGATTCAAGAATCCTTCCAATCTCAACTCATCAAAACAAGCTGAAGCATAGTATTGGCTTGATGACTTATATAATGAACATAAAAATTGTACAGCGGTATAATTTCAGGTAAGATAGGTTACAGGGGCAACTCTTGAGGAAGCAAGTAACAAGATTCAAAGGGAAATCAATGTGAGCTCTGATGTTCTGATGAATACTTGAGCACCAAAAATAGCAGATTTTTTTCTCTAGTTTTTAAACAGCTGTTTCTGCAGAAGTTTTTAGAAGTACCTTGTCTGCATACTTATTCACCAATGAAGGTAGATCAGATTTAGGAGTACATCCTCCAAACAAAGAGCAATAATTTGTTCACAAAATTCCTGACAAAAAAAGAACAATAATTTGTTCACAAAATTCCTGACAACAAAAGAGCAAGAGAGAATCAGCATGCCCCAGCATGCTCAGCCTCTCTGTACTTCTAACCCATGTCAAACAAAACCTGGAAGAAATTCAATTGAAAAAGGCCCATTTCAGCATAGTTCATCTTCTAGCAGGTTACAAACCAACCAGTATGGATGGTAGTAATGACTACATACATAACAGGATTACAATGTTTATGACAGCATACATAACATGATTACAATATTAGGATGAACCATGCAACATCAATTGGTGTTCGATAAGATCCATCTGCAACTGGCTATGGATGGCAGTATTCTTCAACTTATGATGTTTATTAATATACTCCACTCTCTCTTGGGTTATGGTCTGGTATGGAGTAGCAGGAACCCCAACATTGTCGTAGTCCGTATTCTTTGCAAGTTTCCCTTCATCCTCGATAATCATATTATGCATAATTATGCATGCTGTCATAATGTCCCTAATCTGTTCACGATTCCAACCATATGCAGGGCCTCGAACAATAGCCCACCTAGACTGAAGGACACAAAAGTGCGCTCCTTAGCAAAGTGTGCTACCTTCGTATCCACGGGATGGGAAACTGTCTTCACAAAAGCCGACCAATTGGGGTATATACCATCAGCAAGATAGTAACACATGTCATACGTGTGACCATTAACGGTGAATGATACCAGAGCTGCTTGGCCTTTCAAATATGCGGAGAAGACGTGCGACTTTTGAAGGACATTAATATCATTGCAGCTGCCTGGCATGCCAAAATAGGCATGCCATATCCAAAGGTCATGCGAAGCTACTGCCTCAAGTATCATGGATGGATGCTTTCCACGCCTTGTGAACATGCCTTTATATGCCGAGGGGCAATTGTGCCACTCCCAGTGCATACAATCAATGCTTCCCAACATTCTCGGAAATCCACATTGCTCTCCAATTCTGAGAAGCTGTGCTACATCTTGAGCGTTCGGAGCACGTAGATAGTACTCCCCGAATACAGAAATGATAGCCCGACAAAAATGGTGGAGAGCCTTACGAGCAGTTG from Setaria italica strain Yugu1 chromosome VII, Setaria_italica_v2.0, whole genome shotgun sequence includes the following:
- the LOC101782641 gene encoding uncharacterized protein LOC101782641; this encodes MSDADKTSLALANFADIEEYPFIYMHCWDLLKDEPKWMELNIRGAQPGDDDAIADHIPTVDCDLETPSSQYSGSKRPIGRDAAKRQAKKSASSSSSDSSQYVSKLQDLSIQKISIWQEENTKKGSRYEKMAAIESQRYDEVRQHNQHMAAIEEEKLRIMHTKADILQTHEEERILGIDLDKCAPRLRMYYEKKQQEILKNIGADGDDSVDP